A window from Gossypium raimondii isolate GPD5lz chromosome 7, ASM2569854v1, whole genome shotgun sequence encodes these proteins:
- the LOC105786591 gene encoding lysine-specific demethylase JMJ705 isoform X1 — MACSSHHSLEQSQEAFSWLKSMPLAPEYRPTLAEFQDPIAYIFKIEKEASQYGICKIIPPVPPASKKTAIGNLNRSLLVRAEANASSDLKPTPTFTTRQQQIGFCPRKPRPVQKPVWQSGEYYTFQEFEAKAKSFERNYLKKYSKKGTLSALEVETLFWKATVDKPAMVEYANDMPGSAFVPLNPKKSSGGGREAGEGVTVGETPWNMRAVSRAKGSLLRFMKEEIPGVTSPMVYIAMLFSWFAWHVEDHDLHSLNYLHMGAGKTWYGVPRDAAVAFEEVVRLDGYGGEFNPLVTFSTLGEKTTVMSPEVFLHAGIPCCRLVQNAGEFVVTFPRAYHSGFSHGFNFGEAANIATPEWLRVARDAAIRRASINYPPMVSHFQLLYDLALELCSRIPMSISAKPKSSRLKDKRKSEGENLVKELFVQNLIQNNNLLHILGKGSSVVLLPKSSSDISLCSHLRCQSRINPRMSLSLYKDIIKSSKDVGSDETVIGGNEEIKGIKGFYSVKGNFASMYEGNRDSSFRGNDYSCRFPSQTSNTTRERDSAILDDALPDQRLFSCVTCGILCFACVAVLQPTDQAARYLMSADCSFFNDWTVGSGVTHDGFNAAHGDAITSEQNPCSRRMNKSAPNSLYDVSVQPVDSKFRMGDQSNQVLEDTEKRGESSALGLLASTYGNSSDSEEDLPEPNATIFHDETNPTNVSPERKIQYNDSGFSPSDVNTSRNPSLSRLDSEEESPFDIKNGSPETFDPDLEFKTDNLISRRSNGLEDKFRDPMTSSHVNPNYSRAAHGIEKMRFSMAVLPMENVDIPFVQRTDEDSSRMHVFCLEHAVEVEQQLRQIGGVQVFLLCHPEYPKIEAEAKLVAEELGIDYPWNDILFGDATKDDKERIQSALDSEDAIPGNGDWAVKLGINLFYSANLSRSTLYSKQMPYNWIIYSAFGRNSSDSSLKKLNVYGRRSGKPRKVVVGKWCGRVWMSNQVHPFLAQRDSEEQEQERSFHAQAISDENVERKPENVPKAETMKVVNRKRKSRAEITLNKKVKRVESEGAVSDDSLDGSSLRQQQIVFRGKKPRLVKKEEAVSCDLLEDDSLLRHWNLSRNRRAKFIERENAESEDAEEDFTHQQQRSNLRGRHHKYIEEDDEVSGDLHNESSLKQYRRTPRSLQAKFLDGENGVSDDEQEEISHKLHRRIPRGKQIKSSKRNTAVSDDSLKQYRRMRKGKQTKVFERDDAMSDYASDDDSQYQIRRIPRGKQMKCMERYDAFSDDSVEDNSQQQHRRILSSKAAKFTERRRVHRSQLTEFIETEDAVSSDSPDDNSSLRQPRRIPRSKQPEILEREDAISDDSLDGSHQSNRSLRNRKKKGPTLCQMKRETAQNVKQVKRRSTEQVISQRVKQETPQNRNTKTKQTARHCSSSSDEDEIEGGPSTRLRKRTRKPLKQPETKPKEKKQAGKKKVKNALNSKTLSGQNSAKVRDEEVEYQCDMEGCSMSFGSKQALILHKRNICPVKGCGKKFFSHKYLVQHRRVHLDDRPLKCPWKGCKMTFKWAWARTEHIRVHTGARPYVCGEEGCGQTFRFVSDFSRHKRKTGHSGKKGR, encoded by the exons atggcTTGTTCAAGTCACCATTCATTGGAGCAAAGTCAAGAAGCGTTTTCATGGCTGAAATCCATGCCTTTAGCTCCAGAGTACAGGCCTACTTTAGCAGAGTTTCAAGATCCAATTGCATACATTTTCAAGATCGAAAAAGAGGCTTCCCAGTATGGAATCTGCAAAATCATACCGCCAGTACCACCTGCTTCTAAAAAGACAGCAATTGGGAACCTCAATCGTTCCCTTTTGGTTCGTGCTGAAGCTAATGCAAGCTCCGATTTGAAGCCAACACCCACATTTACTACTCGTCAACAACAGATCGGGTTTTGCCCCAGAAAGCCCCGACCTGTTCAGAAACCGGTATGGCAAAGTGGGGAGTACTATACTTTCCAAGAATTCGAAGCTAAAGCCAAAAGTTTCGAAAGGAATTACTTGAAAAAATACAGCAAGAAGGGTACCCTTTCAGCTTTAGAAGTTGAAACCCTTTTTTGGAAAGCAACGGTTGATAAACCTGCCATGGTTGAGTATGCTAATGACATGCCTGGTTCAGCTTTTGTGCCATTGAACCCAAAGAAGAGTAGTGGAGGAGGGAGAGAAGCAGGGGAAGGGGTTACAGTAGGAGAAACACCTTGGAATATGAGAGCTGTTTCGAGGGCTAAAGGGTCATTGTTAAGGTTCATGAAGGAGGAGATTCCGGGGGTTACTTCCCCTATGGTGTACATTGCAATGTTGTTCAGTTGGTTCGCTTGGCATGTTGAGGATCATGACTTGCATAGCTTGAATTATTTGCATATGGGTGCAGGGAAGACTTGGTATGGTGTGCCGAGGGACGCTGCGGTTGCTTTTGAGGAGGTCGTCAGGCTTGATGGCTATGGAGGAGAGTTCAATCCTCTTG TTACCTTTTCTACTCTCGGTGAGAAGACCACAGTGATGTCTCCTGAAGTATTTCTTCATGCCGGGATACCATGCTGCAG GTTAGTGCAAAATGCTGGGGAATTTGTTGTCACCTTCCCGAGAGCTTATCATTCAGGGTTCAGTCATG GTTTTAACTTTGGCGAGGCGGCTAATATTGCAACTCCGGAATGGTTGAGAGTGGCCAGAGATGCTGCTATTCGAAGAGCTTCAATCAATTACCCTCCGATGGTCTCTCATTTCCAGTTACTTTACGATCTTGCACTTGAATTATGTTCAAG GATACCTATGAGCATCAGTGCTAAACCTAAGAGTTCTCGACTAAAGGATAAGAGAAAAAGCGAAGGAGAAAACTTGGTTAAAGAATTATTTGTGCAGAATCTAATACAGAACAATAACTTACTTCATATTCTCGGAAAAGGATCTTCAGTGGTATTACTTCCCAAAAGTTCATCTGACATTTCTCTTTGTTCTCATTTACGATGCCAATCAAGAATAAACCCAAGGATGTCACTCAGTTTATACAAGGATataatcaaatcatcaaaaGACGTAGGTTCTGATGAGACCGTCATAGGTGGGAACGAAGAAATCAAGGGAATAAAAGGTTTCTATTCAGTGAAAGGAAATTTTGCTTCTATGTATGAAGGTAACCGAGATTCTTCATTTAGAGGAAATGATTATTCATGTAGATTTCCATCGCAGACTTCGAACACAACCAGGGAAAGAGACAGTGCCATTCTAGATGACGCATTGCCCGATCAGAGGCTGTTTTCATGCGTCACATGCGGAATATTGTGCTTTGCTTGTGTTGCTGTTCTTCAGCCAACCGATCAAGCGGCTAGATACCTCATGTCAGCTGATTGTAGCTTTTTTAATGATTGGACCGTTGGTTCTGGAGTAACCCATGATGGGTTCAATGCTGCTCATGGGGATGCAATCACTTCCGAGCAAAATCCTTGTTCAA GGAGAATGAATAAAAGTGCTCCAAATTCTTTATATGATGTCTCTGTTCAGCCTGTTGACTCCAAGTTTCGGATGGGAGATCAGAGCAACCAGGTGCTGGAAGATACTGAAAAACGGGGAGAGAGTTCTGCTCTCGGTCTATTGGCTTCAACATATGGAAATTCATCTGATTCTGAAGAAGATCTCCCTGAACCAAATGCTACCATCTTTCATGATGAGACAAATCCCACAAATGTTTCACCAGAAAGGAAAATTCAGTATAATGATTCCGGTTTTTCTCCTAGTGATGTGAACACAAGTCGTAATCCTTCATTATCAAGGCTCGATTCTGAGGAGGAATCTCCATTTGACATCAAGAATGGAAGCCCTGAAACATTTGACCCTGATCTTGAGTTTAAAACTGATAATCTTATTTCAAGAAGATCCAATGGTTTGGAGGATAAGTTTAGAGATCCAATGACATCATCACATGTTAATCCGAATTACTCTCGAGCTGCTCATGGCATAGAGAAAATGAGGTTTAGCATGGCTGTCTTACCAATGGAGAATGTGGATATTCCATTTGTTCAAAGGACGGACGAAGATTCTTCTCGAATGCATGTCTTCTGTCTTGAGCATGCTGTAGAAGTAGAACAGCAACTTCGCCAAATCGGAGGAGTGCAAGTATTTCTCCTTTGTCATCCAG AGTATCCAAAAATAGAAGCAGAAGCAAAGTTGGTAGCTGAAGAACTAGGAATTGATTATCCTTGGAATGACATCTTATTTGGGGATGCTACTAAGGATGACAAAGAACGGATCCAGTCAGCTCTTGATAGTGAGGATGCTATACCTGGGAATGGGGACTGGGCAGTAAAGCTTGGTATAAACCTATTTTATAGTGCCAATCTCAGCCGTTCTACTTTGTACAGTAAACAGATGCCATACAATTGGATTATATACAGTGCATTTGGTCGAAATTCTTCTGATAGCTCACTGAAAAAGTTGAATGTGTACGGGAGGAGGTCAGGCAAGCCGAGAAAAGTAGTGGTGGGAAAATGGTGTGGTAGAGTTTGGATGTCAAATCAGGTCCATCCCTTTTTAGCACAAAGGGATTCTGAGGAACAAGAGCAAGAAAGAAGCTTCCATGCTCAGGCAATTTCGGATGAAAATGTTGAGAGGAAACCGGAAAATGTTCCGAAAGCTGAAACAATGAAGGTGGTTAATAGAAAGAGAAAATCGAGGGCAGAGATCACACTGAACAAGAAAGTGAAACGTGTTGAGTCAGAGGGTGCAGTTTCGGATGATTCATTGGATGGTAGTTCTCTTAGGCAGCAACAGATAGTTTTCAGAGGCAAGAAACCTAGACTGGTCAAGAAAGAAGAGGCAGTTTCATGTGATTTGCTCGAGGATGATTCTCTTCTGCGTCACTGGAATCTCTCAAGAAATagaagggctaaatttattgaaagaGAGAATGCAGAATCAGAGGATGCAGAAGAAGATTTTACCCATCAGCAGCAACGGAGCAATCTCAGAGGCAGGCATCACAAATATAtcgaagaagatgatgaagttTCCGGTGATTTACACAATGAAAGTTCTCTTAAGCAGTATAGGAGAACTCCTAGAAGCTTGCAGGCCAAATTTTTGGATGGAGAAAATGGTGTATCTGATGATGAACAAGAGGAAATTTCACATAAGCTGCATCGGAGGATTCCAAGAGGCAAGCAAATCAAGTCATCCAAGAGGAACACAGCTGTCTCGGATGATTCCCTTAAGCAGTATAGAAGAATGCGTAAAGGCAAACAAACAAAGGTTTTCGAGAGAGATGATGCAATGTCAGATTATGCATCAGACGATGATTCTCAGTATCAGATTAGGAGGATTCCTAGAGGTAAGCAAATGAAGTGCATGGAAAGATATGATGCCTTTTCGGATGATTCAGTAGAGGATAATTCTCAACAGCAGCATCGGAGGATTCTTAGCAGCAAAGCGGCCAAGTTTACTGAAAGGAGGAGGGTTCATAGAAGTCAGCTAACCGAGTTTATTGAGACGGAAGATGCAGTTTCATCTGATTCTCCAGATGACAACAGTTCTCTCCGGCAGCCTCGGAGGATTCCGAGAAGTAAGCAACCTGAAATTCTTGAGAGGGAAGATGCAATTTCAGATGATTCGTTGGATGGTTCTCATCAATCAAATAGGAGCCTTAGAAACCGAAAAAAGAAAGGCCCGACACTATGTCAAATGAAGCGAGAAACCGCTCAGAATGTAAAACAAGTGAAACGTCGGTCAACGGAACAGGTTATCTCTCAGCGTGTGAAACAAGAGACTCCTCAGAATCGGAACACCAAAACTAAGCAAACTGCCAGACACTGCAGTTCATCATCTGATGAAGATGAGATAGAAGGTGGACCGAGCACACGCCTAAGGAAAAGAACCCGAAAGCCACTGAAACAGCCGGAAACAAAACCAAAAGAGAAGAAGCAAGCCGGTAAGAAGAAAGTGAAGAATGCTTTGAATTCGAAAACCTTATCTGGTCAAAACTCTGCAAAAGTAAGGGACGAAGAAGTGGAATATCAGTGTGACATGGAAGGCTGTTCGATGAGTTTCGGCTCGAAACAAGCTCTAATCCTACACAAAAGGAACATTTGTCCAGTCAAAGGGTGCGGGAAGAAGTTCTTCTCCCACAAATATCTGGTTCAGCATCGTCGAGTTCATTTAGATGACCGACCTCTTAAATGCCCATGGAAGGGCTGTAAGATGACATTCAAGTGGGCATGGGCTCGAACCGAACATATCAGGGTTCACACAGGTGCTCGTCCTTACGTATGCGGTGAGGAAGGCTGTGGCCAGACATTTCGTTTTGTGTCGGATTTCAGTCGTCATAAACGGAAAACTGGGCACTCTGGGAAGAAAGGTAGATGA
- the LOC105786591 gene encoding lysine-specific demethylase JMJ705 isoform X2, whose protein sequence is MSPEVFLHAGIPCCRLVQNAGEFVVTFPRAYHSGFSHGFNFGEAANIATPEWLRVARDAAIRRASINYPPMVSHFQLLYDLALELCSRIPMSISAKPKSSRLKDKRKSEGENLVKELFVQNLIQNNNLLHILGKGSSVVLLPKSSSDISLCSHLRCQSRINPRMSLSLYKDIIKSSKDVGSDETVIGGNEEIKGIKGFYSVKGNFASMYEGNRDSSFRGNDYSCRFPSQTSNTTRERDSAILDDALPDQRLFSCVTCGILCFACVAVLQPTDQAARYLMSADCSFFNDWTVGSGVTHDGFNAAHGDAITSEQNPCSRRMNKSAPNSLYDVSVQPVDSKFRMGDQSNQVLEDTEKRGESSALGLLASTYGNSSDSEEDLPEPNATIFHDETNPTNVSPERKIQYNDSGFSPSDVNTSRNPSLSRLDSEEESPFDIKNGSPETFDPDLEFKTDNLISRRSNGLEDKFRDPMTSSHVNPNYSRAAHGIEKMRFSMAVLPMENVDIPFVQRTDEDSSRMHVFCLEHAVEVEQQLRQIGGVQVFLLCHPEYPKIEAEAKLVAEELGIDYPWNDILFGDATKDDKERIQSALDSEDAIPGNGDWAVKLGINLFYSANLSRSTLYSKQMPYNWIIYSAFGRNSSDSSLKKLNVYGRRSGKPRKVVVGKWCGRVWMSNQVHPFLAQRDSEEQEQERSFHAQAISDENVERKPENVPKAETMKVVNRKRKSRAEITLNKKVKRVESEGAVSDDSLDGSSLRQQQIVFRGKKPRLVKKEEAVSCDLLEDDSLLRHWNLSRNRRAKFIERENAESEDAEEDFTHQQQRSNLRGRHHKYIEEDDEVSGDLHNESSLKQYRRTPRSLQAKFLDGENGVSDDEQEEISHKLHRRIPRGKQIKSSKRNTAVSDDSLKQYRRMRKGKQTKVFERDDAMSDYASDDDSQYQIRRIPRGKQMKCMERYDAFSDDSVEDNSQQQHRRILSSKAAKFTERRRVHRSQLTEFIETEDAVSSDSPDDNSSLRQPRRIPRSKQPEILEREDAISDDSLDGSHQSNRSLRNRKKKGPTLCQMKRETAQNVKQVKRRSTEQVISQRVKQETPQNRNTKTKQTARHCSSSSDEDEIEGGPSTRLRKRTRKPLKQPETKPKEKKQAGKKKVKNALNSKTLSGQNSAKVRDEEVEYQCDMEGCSMSFGSKQALILHKRNICPVKGCGKKFFSHKYLVQHRRVHLDDRPLKCPWKGCKMTFKWAWARTEHIRVHTGARPYVCGEEGCGQTFRFVSDFSRHKRKTGHSGKKGR, encoded by the exons ATGTCTCCTGAAGTATTTCTTCATGCCGGGATACCATGCTGCAG GTTAGTGCAAAATGCTGGGGAATTTGTTGTCACCTTCCCGAGAGCTTATCATTCAGGGTTCAGTCATG GTTTTAACTTTGGCGAGGCGGCTAATATTGCAACTCCGGAATGGTTGAGAGTGGCCAGAGATGCTGCTATTCGAAGAGCTTCAATCAATTACCCTCCGATGGTCTCTCATTTCCAGTTACTTTACGATCTTGCACTTGAATTATGTTCAAG GATACCTATGAGCATCAGTGCTAAACCTAAGAGTTCTCGACTAAAGGATAAGAGAAAAAGCGAAGGAGAAAACTTGGTTAAAGAATTATTTGTGCAGAATCTAATACAGAACAATAACTTACTTCATATTCTCGGAAAAGGATCTTCAGTGGTATTACTTCCCAAAAGTTCATCTGACATTTCTCTTTGTTCTCATTTACGATGCCAATCAAGAATAAACCCAAGGATGTCACTCAGTTTATACAAGGATataatcaaatcatcaaaaGACGTAGGTTCTGATGAGACCGTCATAGGTGGGAACGAAGAAATCAAGGGAATAAAAGGTTTCTATTCAGTGAAAGGAAATTTTGCTTCTATGTATGAAGGTAACCGAGATTCTTCATTTAGAGGAAATGATTATTCATGTAGATTTCCATCGCAGACTTCGAACACAACCAGGGAAAGAGACAGTGCCATTCTAGATGACGCATTGCCCGATCAGAGGCTGTTTTCATGCGTCACATGCGGAATATTGTGCTTTGCTTGTGTTGCTGTTCTTCAGCCAACCGATCAAGCGGCTAGATACCTCATGTCAGCTGATTGTAGCTTTTTTAATGATTGGACCGTTGGTTCTGGAGTAACCCATGATGGGTTCAATGCTGCTCATGGGGATGCAATCACTTCCGAGCAAAATCCTTGTTCAA GGAGAATGAATAAAAGTGCTCCAAATTCTTTATATGATGTCTCTGTTCAGCCTGTTGACTCCAAGTTTCGGATGGGAGATCAGAGCAACCAGGTGCTGGAAGATACTGAAAAACGGGGAGAGAGTTCTGCTCTCGGTCTATTGGCTTCAACATATGGAAATTCATCTGATTCTGAAGAAGATCTCCCTGAACCAAATGCTACCATCTTTCATGATGAGACAAATCCCACAAATGTTTCACCAGAAAGGAAAATTCAGTATAATGATTCCGGTTTTTCTCCTAGTGATGTGAACACAAGTCGTAATCCTTCATTATCAAGGCTCGATTCTGAGGAGGAATCTCCATTTGACATCAAGAATGGAAGCCCTGAAACATTTGACCCTGATCTTGAGTTTAAAACTGATAATCTTATTTCAAGAAGATCCAATGGTTTGGAGGATAAGTTTAGAGATCCAATGACATCATCACATGTTAATCCGAATTACTCTCGAGCTGCTCATGGCATAGAGAAAATGAGGTTTAGCATGGCTGTCTTACCAATGGAGAATGTGGATATTCCATTTGTTCAAAGGACGGACGAAGATTCTTCTCGAATGCATGTCTTCTGTCTTGAGCATGCTGTAGAAGTAGAACAGCAACTTCGCCAAATCGGAGGAGTGCAAGTATTTCTCCTTTGTCATCCAG AGTATCCAAAAATAGAAGCAGAAGCAAAGTTGGTAGCTGAAGAACTAGGAATTGATTATCCTTGGAATGACATCTTATTTGGGGATGCTACTAAGGATGACAAAGAACGGATCCAGTCAGCTCTTGATAGTGAGGATGCTATACCTGGGAATGGGGACTGGGCAGTAAAGCTTGGTATAAACCTATTTTATAGTGCCAATCTCAGCCGTTCTACTTTGTACAGTAAACAGATGCCATACAATTGGATTATATACAGTGCATTTGGTCGAAATTCTTCTGATAGCTCACTGAAAAAGTTGAATGTGTACGGGAGGAGGTCAGGCAAGCCGAGAAAAGTAGTGGTGGGAAAATGGTGTGGTAGAGTTTGGATGTCAAATCAGGTCCATCCCTTTTTAGCACAAAGGGATTCTGAGGAACAAGAGCAAGAAAGAAGCTTCCATGCTCAGGCAATTTCGGATGAAAATGTTGAGAGGAAACCGGAAAATGTTCCGAAAGCTGAAACAATGAAGGTGGTTAATAGAAAGAGAAAATCGAGGGCAGAGATCACACTGAACAAGAAAGTGAAACGTGTTGAGTCAGAGGGTGCAGTTTCGGATGATTCATTGGATGGTAGTTCTCTTAGGCAGCAACAGATAGTTTTCAGAGGCAAGAAACCTAGACTGGTCAAGAAAGAAGAGGCAGTTTCATGTGATTTGCTCGAGGATGATTCTCTTCTGCGTCACTGGAATCTCTCAAGAAATagaagggctaaatttattgaaagaGAGAATGCAGAATCAGAGGATGCAGAAGAAGATTTTACCCATCAGCAGCAACGGAGCAATCTCAGAGGCAGGCATCACAAATATAtcgaagaagatgatgaagttTCCGGTGATTTACACAATGAAAGTTCTCTTAAGCAGTATAGGAGAACTCCTAGAAGCTTGCAGGCCAAATTTTTGGATGGAGAAAATGGTGTATCTGATGATGAACAAGAGGAAATTTCACATAAGCTGCATCGGAGGATTCCAAGAGGCAAGCAAATCAAGTCATCCAAGAGGAACACAGCTGTCTCGGATGATTCCCTTAAGCAGTATAGAAGAATGCGTAAAGGCAAACAAACAAAGGTTTTCGAGAGAGATGATGCAATGTCAGATTATGCATCAGACGATGATTCTCAGTATCAGATTAGGAGGATTCCTAGAGGTAAGCAAATGAAGTGCATGGAAAGATATGATGCCTTTTCGGATGATTCAGTAGAGGATAATTCTCAACAGCAGCATCGGAGGATTCTTAGCAGCAAAGCGGCCAAGTTTACTGAAAGGAGGAGGGTTCATAGAAGTCAGCTAACCGAGTTTATTGAGACGGAAGATGCAGTTTCATCTGATTCTCCAGATGACAACAGTTCTCTCCGGCAGCCTCGGAGGATTCCGAGAAGTAAGCAACCTGAAATTCTTGAGAGGGAAGATGCAATTTCAGATGATTCGTTGGATGGTTCTCATCAATCAAATAGGAGCCTTAGAAACCGAAAAAAGAAAGGCCCGACACTATGTCAAATGAAGCGAGAAACCGCTCAGAATGTAAAACAAGTGAAACGTCGGTCAACGGAACAGGTTATCTCTCAGCGTGTGAAACAAGAGACTCCTCAGAATCGGAACACCAAAACTAAGCAAACTGCCAGACACTGCAGTTCATCATCTGATGAAGATGAGATAGAAGGTGGACCGAGCACACGCCTAAGGAAAAGAACCCGAAAGCCACTGAAACAGCCGGAAACAAAACCAAAAGAGAAGAAGCAAGCCGGTAAGAAGAAAGTGAAGAATGCTTTGAATTCGAAAACCTTATCTGGTCAAAACTCTGCAAAAGTAAGGGACGAAGAAGTGGAATATCAGTGTGACATGGAAGGCTGTTCGATGAGTTTCGGCTCGAAACAAGCTCTAATCCTACACAAAAGGAACATTTGTCCAGTCAAAGGGTGCGGGAAGAAGTTCTTCTCCCACAAATATCTGGTTCAGCATCGTCGAGTTCATTTAGATGACCGACCTCTTAAATGCCCATGGAAGGGCTGTAAGATGACATTCAAGTGGGCATGGGCTCGAACCGAACATATCAGGGTTCACACAGGTGCTCGTCCTTACGTATGCGGTGAGGAAGGCTGTGGCCAGACATTTCGTTTTGTGTCGGATTTCAGTCGTCATAAACGGAAAACTGGGCACTCTGGGAAGAAAGGTAGATGA